The following proteins come from a genomic window of Triticum aestivum cultivar Chinese Spring chromosome 6A, IWGSC CS RefSeq v2.1, whole genome shotgun sequence:
- the LOC123129765 gene encoding uncharacterized protein: MVWLLDDVYDTKHRAYMMREKEMKLEPLKIRYHGVSGPAMPYDERYTPYIKQAGLLPWIQLAEADVEEGEEKKKKERKASGAAFTWIQTHFATCPPDATDDVIQTHARVYMWYVVSRTLFPDSTGKNAPWMWLKALTVFDSKWSWGSATLAYLYRQLDDACCRITDSAGIGGNMLLLSVWSWERLPVGRPKSVRFNPWYEDEDDELRRPTWAYKWDVVSEMTNDVNLMYQKYVAELDTITPEQPHPPEWVDTDKALHSPLAFDNYIRWLLENTRVEICPPAYNEDILEEPVNFEDLSKGKYNRDVRVGHGVPAVPVINYVLDDDMTLADAQLRSPYVFKPRQPRRRYTPNNFDNRGNPKVVVGTSRMASLDHEAEAEAEEEVQEEEARPSRKKKIACRRGTRNTHGRH; the protein is encoded by the exons atggtttggcttctcgacgatgtctacgacacgaaacaccgggcctacatgatgcgcgagaaggagatg aaacTTGAACCTTTGAAGATTCGGTATCATGGGGTgtctggtcctgccatgccttacgatgagcggtacacaccgtacatcaagcaggcaggactactcccgtggattcagttg gctgaggctgatgtagaggagggagaagagaagaagaagaaggaaaggaaagcatccggagctgctttcacgtggattcaaactcactttgcgacgtgccctccggatgccactgatgacgtgatccagacacatgctcgtgtctacatgtggtatgttgtgtcgaggactttgtttcctgactccactggcaagaacgctccatggatgtggctgaaggcgttgaccgtcttcgatagcaaatggagctggggttcagcgactcttgcctacttgtaccgacag ctggacgatgcgtgttgcaggatcacagatagtgcaggcattggtggtaatatgcttctactttctgtatggagctgggagcgtctgcctgttggacgcccgaagagcgtcaggtttaatccttggtatgaagatgaagatgacgaattacggcgccccacttgggcttacaagtgggatgtggtttccgagatgacgaacgatgtcaatctcatgtaccagaagtacgttgccgagttggacacgattacgcctgagcag cctcacccgccggaATGGGTGGATACggacaaagcacttcatag TCcacttgcttttgataactacatacgatggcttcttgaaaatactcgagttgagatatgcccgccggcatataatgaggatattcttgaagaacccgtaaactttgaggatctatcaaaggggaagtacaacagagatgtcaggGTAGGGCACGGAGTccctgctgttccggtgattaactatgtg cttgatgatgacatgactttggcggaCGCTCAACTTCGGTCCCCAtatgtgttcaagcctaggcagcccagacgccggtacacgcccaacaactttgacaacagaggcaacccaaaggtggtcgtagggacctcacggatggctagcttggatcatgaggcggaggcggaggcggaggaggaagtgcaggaagaggaggctcgtccatccaggaagaagaagattgcctgCAGGCGTGGCACCAGGAACACGCACGGAAGGCATTAG